Proteins from a single region of Ziziphus jujuba cultivar Dongzao chromosome 1, ASM3175591v1:
- the LOC112490696 gene encoding cucumber peeling cupredoxin-like, with product MSKVLVTFGFIMAVFMQHGCYYVDAQTVHVVGDASGWTVPQNGAAFYQTWAANKKFFVGDILTFNFRTNAHDVLQVPKGSYDKCSSDNPIGQTITTGPTNITIDSSGNLFFICTVGDHCQGGQKLSITVSASPPGASPPSGNTPAPPPPATAAPPTAPSPTDPCAPTTSSSPSPSSSTPGGGSSVPPPPGSSSSAVLAGVSLSFISVVMGLFF from the exons ATGAGTAAGGTTTTGGTGACTTTTGGTTTCATTATGGCAGTGTTTATGCAACATGGTTGTTACTATGTGGATGCACAAACGGTGCATGTTGTGGGAGATGCTAGTGGTTGGACTGTGCCTCAAAATGGTGCAGCTTTCTATCAAACTTGGGCTGCTAATAAGAAGTTCTTTGTTGGTGATATTCTAA CTTTCAACTTCCGGACCAATGCCCACGATGTACTCCAAGTACCAAAAGGATCGTATGACAAATGCAGCTCCGACAACCCTATCGGCCAAACCATCACCACCGGCCCAACAAACATAACAATTGATTCCTCAGGAAACCTCTTCTTCATCTGTACTGTTGGTGACCACTGCCAGGGTGGCCAGAAGTTATCTATCACCGTCTCTGCCTCACCTCCTGGTGCCTCACCACCTTCCGGTAACACTCCTGCTCCACCTCCACCTGCCACTGCTGCACCTCCTACAGCCCCATCCCCCACCGATCCGTGCGCTCCCACTACATCATCCTCTCCTTCACCATCATCATCCACTCCTGGCGGTGGCTCTTCGGTTCCACCACCGCCTGGTTCTTCTTCATCCGCCGTTTTGGCCGGTGTCTCCTTGTCCTTCATCTCCGTTGTCATGGGcttattcttttaa
- the LOC107433412 gene encoding receptor-like protein 6: MAKLLCFVSFLLCSQLFITSSVSAASSPALCPQEQSNALLKLKSSFSVDSWASISCADEGVTNYAKTDSWKEGTDCCKWDGIRCENETGNVIGLDLSCSWLKGPINSNSSLFLLKHLQNLNLAHNDLQQSKVLPEYGSLSSLTHLNLSSSNFNGTIPLELSRLSRLVSLDLSFGNSLTLESSVWNKINLTQFRELVLDRVWMSSISPSTFANLSSSLVTLSLARCELKGEFPHTIIGLPNLQKLVLLENHELTGNFSKSSWSNSLQHLDIWFTQISGHLPDSIGNLKSLQHLNIQRSKFSGSIPASLGNLTGLSYLVLAENDFTGLIPHTLSNLHQLTIFALAENRLSGAIPNMFGKLSKLIGISLRSNHLIGQIPTSICNVSNLQVLELGNNSLSGGIPSCLVNLKQLSTLDLSYNNLVGPIPTGNQFSTFGNESYVGNPGLCGVPLSKSCGRA, translated from the coding sequence atggctAAGCTACTTTGCTTTGTTTCCTTCCTCTTGTGTTCCCAACTATTCATTACCTCCTCTGTATCTGCTGCTTCTTCTCCAGCATTGTGCCCCCAAGAACAGAGCAATGCTCTGCTCAAATTGAAGTCCTCATTTTCCGTTGATAGTTGGGCTTCTATATCTTGTGCTGATGAAGGAGTCACCAATTATGCAAAGACAGACTCATGGAAGGAGGGAACAGATTGCTGCAAATGGGATGGTATCAGATGCGAAAACGAGACTGGAAATGTGATTGGCCTCGACTTGAGTTGCAGCTGGCTTAAAGGTCCAATTAATTCCAACAGTAGTCTTTTCCTCCTAAAACACCTCCAGAACCTCAACCTTGCTCACAATGACCTTCAACAATCCAAGGTTTTGCCAGAGTATGGTTCATTATCGAGTTTGACACATCTTAATCTCTCTTCTTCTAATTTCAATGGCACAATCCCATTGGAACTCTCTCGTTTGTCTCGATTGGTTTCGCTCGATCTGTCTTTCGGTAATTCTTTAACCCTCGAAAGTTCTGTATGGAATAAGATCAACCTAACCCAGTTTAGAGAGCTTGTTCTCGACCGCGTTTGGATGTCCTCCATTTCACCATCTACCTTTGCCAATCTCTCGTCCTCATTGGTCACTCTCAGTCTTGCTCGTTGCGAATTGAAGGGTGAATTTCCACACACAATTATTGGCTTACCAAACCTCCAAAAACTTGTACTCTTAGAAAACCATGAGCTCACGGGTAACTTTTCGAAATCCAGTTGGAGCAACTCCCTTCAGCATCTTGATATTTGGTTCACCCAAATTTCTGGTCATTTGCCTGATTCTATTGGAAATCTGAAATCACTACAGCATTTGAATATTCAAAGATCAAAATTCAGTGGGTCAATTCCGGCATCTTTGGGTAATCTGACAGGATTGAGTTATCTGGTTCTTGCTGAAAACGATTTCACCGGTCTCATTCCACATACCCTTTCAAACCTTCATCAGCTAACCATCTTTGCTCTCGCTGAAAATCGTTTATCAGGAGCAATTCCTAACATGTTTGGGAAACTGAGTAAGCTGATTGGTATCTCACTGCGTTCAAACCATTTGATAGGGCAGATTCCAACTTCAATATGCAACGTTAGTAACCTTCAAGTCCTTGAATTGGGTAACAACAGCCTGAGTGGTGGCATTCCATCGTGTTTGGTAAACCTGAAACAGCTTTCAACCTTGGATCTTTCGTATAACAATCTAGTGGGGCCTATACCAACTGGGAATCAATTCAGTACATTCGGAAACGAATCATATGTTGGAAATCCTGGATTGTGCGGAGTTCCACTCTCTAAAAGCTGCGGCAGAGCATGA